The proteins below come from a single Rhizobium sp. BT04 genomic window:
- a CDS encoding alpha/beta hydrolase has protein sequence MIGKWRASHAALTGLLVTALMLSSCGGRPVGVMQAAGTVPPGTSKVDLLVATTRAADDNPAVLFSGERGTGLAVNAVDVSIPPEANRKVGQVQWPKRLPADPLRDFVTVSVDPLEGERAGETWLKGHMPKSRRVLVFVHGFNNRYEDAVYRFAQIVHDSHADVAPVVFTWPSRASIFDYNYDKESTNYSRDALEELLTRTAANPAVSDVTIMAHSMGTWLTVEALRQMAIRNGHVASKINNVILASPDLDVDVFGRQFASLGKDRPHFTIFVSQDDRALALSRRISGNVDRLGQIDPSAEPYRSKLEAAGITVLDLTKLKGGDRLNHGKFAESPEVVKLIGDRLIAGQTISDSNVGLGEAVGAVAMGAAQTAGSAVSVAVSTPIAIFDPRTRRNYDAQLKRLGQSMNNTVGSVGDSVGAGLPESQ, from the coding sequence ATGATCGGCAAATGGCGCGCCTCGCATGCGGCCCTGACAGGTCTTCTGGTTACAGCGCTTATGCTCTCCAGCTGTGGCGGCAGGCCGGTCGGCGTCATGCAGGCGGCCGGCACCGTGCCGCCGGGCACCTCCAAGGTCGATCTCCTCGTCGCGACGACACGGGCTGCCGACGACAATCCCGCCGTGCTGTTCTCCGGTGAACGCGGCACCGGGCTCGCCGTCAATGCCGTCGATGTCTCGATCCCGCCGGAAGCCAATCGCAAGGTCGGGCAGGTGCAATGGCCAAAGCGGCTGCCGGCCGATCCGCTGCGCGATTTCGTCACCGTATCCGTCGATCCCCTGGAAGGCGAGCGGGCCGGCGAGACCTGGCTGAAGGGCCATATGCCGAAGAGCCGCCGCGTGCTGGTTTTCGTGCACGGCTTCAACAATCGTTATGAGGATGCCGTCTACCGCTTCGCGCAGATCGTCCATGATTCCCATGCCGACGTCGCGCCCGTCGTCTTCACCTGGCCGTCGCGCGCCAGCATTTTCGATTATAATTACGACAAGGAAAGCACCAACTATTCCCGCGACGCGCTGGAAGAGCTGCTGACCCGCACCGCCGCCAATCCGGCCGTCAGCGACGTCACCATCATGGCCCACTCGATGGGCACCTGGCTGACCGTCGAGGCGCTCCGGCAAATGGCGATCCGCAATGGTCACGTCGCTTCGAAGATCAACAATGTCATCCTCGCTTCGCCGGATCTCGATGTCGACGTCTTCGGCCGCCAGTTCGCAAGCCTCGGCAAGGACAGGCCGCACTTCACCATCTTCGTCTCGCAGGATGACCGGGCTCTGGCGCTGTCGCGGCGCATCTCCGGCAATGTCGACCGGCTCGGCCAGATCGATCCCTCCGCCGAACCCTATCGCAGCAAGCTCGAAGCAGCCGGCATCACCGTGCTCGACCTCACCAAGCTCAAGGGCGGCGACCGGCTGAACCACGGCAAGTTCGCCGAAAGCCCCGAAGTGGTGAAGCTGATCGGCGACCGGCTGATTGCCGGCCAGACGATCAGCGATTCCAATGTCGGCCTTGGCGAGGCCGTCGGCGCGGTGGCGATGGGCGCTGCCCAGACCGCCGGGAGCGCGGTCAGCGTCGCCGTCAGCACACCGATCGCGATCTTCGATCCACGCACCCGGCGCAACTACGACGCCCAGCTGAAACGTCTCGGCCAGTCGATGAACAATACCGTCGGTTCGGTCGGCGACAGCGTCGGCGCCGGCCTGCCCGAAAGCCAATAA
- a CDS encoding SDR family oxidoreductase: MSKEKVALITAGGSGMGAAAARKLAGDGYRIAVLSSSGKGEALARELGGVGVTGSNLVNDDVKRLVDLAMETWGRIDALVNSAGHGPRAPILEISDEDWHKGMEVYFLSAVRPIRLVAPIMEAQGGGAIVNISTAWAFEPSAMFPTSAFARAGLASFTKIFADSYAAKNIRMNNVLPGWIDSLPATDERRDSVPMGRYGTAEEIAATVAFLLSEGAGYITGQNIRVDGGITRSV; this comes from the coding sequence ATGTCGAAAGAAAAAGTCGCTCTCATCACCGCAGGCGGTTCCGGCATGGGCGCCGCCGCCGCCAGAAAACTCGCTGGGGATGGCTATCGCATTGCGGTGCTGTCGTCGTCGGGCAAGGGCGAGGCGCTCGCCCGGGAATTGGGCGGCGTCGGCGTCACCGGCTCGAACCTGGTGAATGACGATGTGAAGCGGCTCGTCGATCTGGCGATGGAGACATGGGGGCGGATCGACGCGCTGGTCAACTCCGCCGGCCATGGCCCGCGTGCGCCGATCCTTGAAATATCAGACGAGGACTGGCACAAGGGCATGGAGGTCTATTTCCTGAGCGCCGTGCGGCCGATCCGGCTGGTCGCGCCGATCATGGAGGCTCAAGGGGGCGGCGCCATCGTCAACATCTCGACGGCATGGGCCTTCGAGCCTTCGGCGATGTTCCCAACTTCGGCGTTTGCCAGGGCGGGGCTGGCGAGCTTCACCAAGATCTTCGCGGATAGTTATGCGGCCAAGAACATCCGCATGAACAACGTCCTGCCCGGCTGGATCGACAGCCTGCCCGCCACCGACGAGCGGCGTGACAGCGTGCCGATGGGCCGCTATGGCACGGCCGAGGAAATCGCAGCGACGGTTGCCTTCCTGCTCTCCGAAGGCGCCGGCTACATCACCGGCCAGAACATCCGCGTCGATGGCGGCATTACCCGTTCCGTCTGA
- a CDS encoding TetR family transcriptional regulator, whose protein sequence is MAESKRTQTGEGRRERKRRQTRERIEQAAVSLFLRRGFEATTIEDITEAADVSKRSFFDYFPSKEEVVFAWQDSFADRLTAEVAARPASESSVAAVEAAIAATVIASVDERGLALAELIHDTPALKARDQLKYARLEQKLAEALLLRKGSAPERSRMRVLAAVVIGALRVGSELWQQRPPGASPQNFAHEILAELWNILAEFGDEAKARL, encoded by the coding sequence ATGGCTGAGAGCAAACGGACGCAGACGGGGGAAGGCCGGCGAGAACGCAAGCGGCGGCAGACGCGCGAGCGCATCGAGCAGGCGGCGGTGAGCCTCTTTCTCCGGCGCGGTTTCGAGGCCACGACCATCGAGGACATCACCGAGGCGGCCGACGTCTCCAAGCGCAGTTTTTTCGATTATTTCCCCTCCAAGGAAGAGGTGGTTTTCGCCTGGCAGGATAGTTTCGCCGATCGGCTGACGGCGGAGGTCGCCGCAAGGCCCGCGAGTGAATCTTCCGTCGCGGCGGTCGAGGCGGCGATCGCCGCAACCGTCATCGCCTCTGTCGACGAGCGTGGCCTGGCGCTGGCTGAACTCATCCATGACACGCCGGCGCTGAAGGCTCGCGACCAGCTGAAATATGCCCGGCTCGAACAAAAGCTCGCCGAGGCGCTGCTGCTGCGCAAGGGAAGCGCTCCCGAGCGCTCCCGCATGCGCGTCCTTGCAGCAGTTGTCATCGGTGCGCTGCGCGTCGGCAGCGAACTTTGGCAGCAGCGTCCGCCCGGCGCCTCGCCGCAGAATTTCGCTCATGAGATCCTCGCCGAACTCTGGAACATCCTGGCGGAATTCGGCGACGAGGCAAAGGCCAGGCTTTGA
- a CDS encoding class I SAM-dependent methyltransferase — translation MTAKAACADFLHFFRSWISNPLRVAAIAPSGDSLARIMTSEIAALDGPIIELGPGTGVFTRALLARGVSEADLTLIEYGPEFITALQARFPTARVLQMDAAQLAHADIFEGEPVGAVVSGLPLLSMSPSKIASILAGAFAYMRPGGAVYQFTYGPRCPAPRPILDRLGLEAVRIGGTVRNLPPASVYRISRREPLELSRERFSYREGDAELDDVAAFSNETGR, via the coding sequence ATGACCGCAAAGGCTGCATGCGCCGATTTCCTGCATTTTTTCCGCTCCTGGATCAGCAACCCGCTTCGGGTCGCGGCCATCGCGCCCTCGGGCGATTCGCTTGCCAGGATCATGACCAGTGAGATTGCCGCACTCGACGGGCCGATCATCGAGCTCGGTCCCGGAACCGGCGTCTTCACCCGGGCACTCCTGGCGCGCGGCGTCAGCGAAGCGGATCTGACTCTGATCGAATACGGTCCGGAGTTCATCACGGCGCTGCAGGCGCGGTTCCCGACGGCGCGTGTGTTGCAGATGGATGCGGCCCAACTCGCCCATGCCGATATTTTCGAGGGCGAGCCGGTCGGCGCTGTCGTCAGCGGCCTGCCGCTTTTGTCCATGTCGCCGAGCAAGATCGCCTCGATCCTGGCCGGCGCCTTCGCCTATATGCGGCCGGGCGGGGCCGTCTATCAGTTTACCTATGGTCCGCGCTGCCCGGCGCCGCGGCCGATCCTCGACCGCCTCGGCCTGGAGGCGGTGCGCATCGGCGGCACGGTGCGCAATCTGCCGCCGGCCTCGGTCTACCGGATCTCGCGCCGCGAGCCGCTGGAATTGTCGCGCGAGCGCTTCAGCTATCGTGAGGGCGACGCGGAACTCGACGATGTCGCCGCCTTTTCCAACGAAACCGGCCGCTGA
- a CDS encoding pyridoxamine 5'-phosphate oxidase family protein: MEIDHEAVPPNLAEIDASAWRELETAASNPQSGFRFLNLCSVDTEARPQARMVVLRRADRSLLLLEFHTDARSPKWRELSANPHATVLGFCAQTQLQFRLQGTVERHTPGSHQANAAWDKLSAWTRMTYAGGPPGDELGFDAVDEAALPKPVDAAEGKPHFGLLIFRARALDWFQLRRQGNRRALLTYDETGALAASQWVNP, from the coding sequence ATGGAGATAGATCATGAGGCCGTGCCACCGAACCTCGCCGAGATAGACGCTTCTGCATGGCGAGAGCTGGAAACGGCGGCGTCAAACCCGCAGTCGGGTTTCCGGTTCTTGAACCTCTGCTCCGTCGATACCGAGGCCAGGCCGCAGGCGCGCATGGTGGTGCTGCGGCGCGCTGACCGGTCGTTGCTGCTTCTGGAGTTTCACACCGATGCGCGCAGCCCGAAATGGCGTGAGCTTTCGGCAAATCCCCATGCCACGGTCCTCGGCTTCTGCGCGCAGACGCAGTTGCAGTTTCGGCTTCAGGGGACGGTCGAACGCCATACTCCTGGAAGTCATCAGGCCAACGCCGCCTGGGACAAGCTCTCCGCCTGGACGCGGATGACCTATGCCGGCGGTCCACCCGGCGACGAGCTTGGCTTTGACGCCGTTGATGAGGCAGCTCTGCCGAAGCCTGTGGATGCGGCTGAGGGAAAGCCGCATTTCGGCCTGTTGATCTTTCGCGCTCGGGCGCTGGACTGGTTCCAGTTGCGCCGGCAGGGCAACCGAAGAGCGCTGCTGACCTATGACGAGACGGGCGCTCTTGCAGCCAGCCAATGGGTCAATCCATGA
- a CDS encoding LysR substrate-binding domain-containing protein — protein MVQPRRKLPPLNALRAFEVSGRRLNFRAAAEELGVSQGAVAQQVRALEDQLGLMLFQRLARGLALTPQGAAYLADVTRAFDTLSDATGRLLARPDAVTISVTPTVAAKLLIPRLAELKAALPDVELRTVATEALSDFDRDQVDIAVRLTRQPFPASLEARLLFRQELVAVASPHLVKGLALPLTADALRKLPLLHDTLSPWPLVLRSREKLPGAVFNHTTLALDAALAGQGVALACRAFVAADLEAGRLVRVTDATTTIEPDYFLIRKRSSSPRKAVDAVWHWCAARLSVG, from the coding sequence ATGGTCCAACCCCGCCGCAAGCTGCCGCCGCTGAATGCCCTGCGCGCCTTCGAGGTCTCGGGCCGCAGGTTGAATTTCCGCGCCGCCGCCGAGGAGCTGGGCGTCTCGCAAGGGGCGGTGGCGCAGCAGGTGCGCGCGCTGGAAGATCAACTCGGCCTGATGTTGTTTCAGCGGCTGGCGCGTGGGCTGGCTCTGACCCCGCAGGGGGCGGCCTATCTTGCCGATGTGACCCGTGCCTTCGATACACTCAGTGACGCCACGGGTCGGCTGCTCGCACGGCCTGATGCCGTGACGATCAGCGTCACCCCGACGGTCGCCGCCAAGCTGTTGATCCCCCGCCTCGCCGAGCTCAAGGCGGCCCTTCCCGACGTGGAGCTACGGACGGTCGCCACCGAGGCGCTGTCCGATTTCGATCGCGATCAGGTGGACATTGCGGTGCGGCTGACACGCCAGCCTTTTCCGGCATCCCTGGAGGCGAGGCTGCTGTTTCGCCAGGAACTGGTCGCCGTCGCCAGCCCTCATCTGGTCAAGGGCCTGGCCCTTCCTCTGACAGCCGATGCGCTTCGCAAGCTGCCGCTCCTACATGACACACTCAGCCCCTGGCCGCTCGTGCTGCGATCGCGCGAGAAGCTGCCGGGCGCCGTGTTCAACCACACGACGCTGGCGCTTGATGCGGCGCTCGCCGGCCAGGGCGTCGCCCTGGCATGCCGGGCTTTCGTGGCGGCGGATCTCGAGGCCGGGCGGCTGGTGCGGGTGACGGATGCGACCACAACAATCGAACCCGACTATTTCCTGATCCGCAAACGCTCGTCATCGCCGCGAAAGGCGGTCGATGCGGTATGGCACTGGTGTGCAGCACGGTTATCGGTCGGCTAG
- a CDS encoding methyl-accepting chemotaxis protein: MKIRGKINLLVCVMGAVALLIGATALSAMHEYSRNLTAYEEAAARAYAGERLNRFVTAVVMESRGIYAAKTIKDTPNFAKGLMADLDEIDKVIAGWAPLVRESEKETFAKLVARAAEFRTFRTETARLGTEVGPEAASQQGNTDANRANRKAFQAEIDAVVATDKAALEAVNAEIESFRSWVLMLVLSITGIGIAAGIGMGFYIGTSHLSRPIKRVTHAIKAVADGNFEAEVPFAGRQDEIGEMAAAVAVFKENGLAIKRLNAQEAAMRAKSDDLQSSMSVVVAAAAAGDFSHRINKDYEDDNLNQFAGNINTLLSSVDAGIGETRRVIASLAEGDLTQTMNGNFQGAFAELQQNVNNTFVTLQATMREVRETTEGMNGNTAELRNASDDLSKRTEQQAAALEQTSAALDEITAVVQNSTERAHEATIMVSEAKENAGRSGVVVGNAVEAMGRIEQASREISQIINVIDEIAFQTNLLALNAGVEAARAGEAGKGFAVVAQEVRELAQRSATAAKDIKALITKSGNEVQVGVKLVQATGEALAEIGTRVIAINDHIHSIATAATEQSTGLKEVNTAVNQMDQVTQQNAAMVEETSAATHRLSAEANGLVSLIARFKLSDDAPAPVALVRNEPHRPAASPARRAIAKVARAFGGNAAAAEQNWEEF, encoded by the coding sequence TTGAAGATCCGCGGCAAAATTAATCTGCTGGTTTGCGTGATGGGCGCGGTCGCGCTTTTGATCGGCGCAACGGCATTGTCGGCCATGCACGAATACAGCCGTAACCTGACGGCTTATGAGGAGGCCGCCGCCCGCGCCTATGCCGGCGAGCGCCTCAACCGTTTCGTCACGGCGGTGGTGATGGAATCGCGCGGCATCTATGCGGCCAAGACGATCAAGGATACGCCGAACTTCGCCAAGGGCCTGATGGCCGATCTCGATGAGATCGACAAGGTCATCGCGGGCTGGGCGCCGCTCGTTCGCGAGAGCGAGAAGGAGACGTTCGCCAAGCTCGTCGCTCGCGCCGCCGAATTCCGCACCTTCCGCACCGAAACCGCCCGCCTCGGTACCGAGGTCGGTCCCGAGGCCGCCAGCCAGCAGGGCAACACGGACGCCAACCGCGCCAACCGCAAGGCGTTCCAGGCGGAAATCGACGCGGTCGTCGCTACCGACAAGGCCGCCCTCGAGGCCGTCAACGCCGAAATCGAAAGTTTCCGCTCCTGGGTGCTGATGCTCGTCCTCAGCATTACCGGCATTGGCATCGCGGCCGGCATCGGCATGGGCTTTTATATCGGCACCAGCCATCTGAGCCGACCGATCAAGCGCGTCACCCATGCGATCAAGGCGGTCGCCGACGGCAATTTCGAAGCCGAGGTTCCCTTTGCCGGACGTCAGGACGAAATCGGCGAGATGGCCGCGGCCGTTGCGGTCTTCAAGGAGAACGGCCTTGCGATCAAGCGGCTGAACGCCCAGGAAGCGGCGATGCGCGCCAAGAGCGATGACCTGCAGTCGAGCATGTCCGTCGTCGTGGCTGCGGCTGCGGCCGGTGATTTCAGCCACCGCATCAATAAGGATTATGAGGACGACAACCTCAATCAGTTCGCCGGCAACATCAACACGCTGCTGTCGAGCGTCGATGCCGGCATCGGCGAGACCCGCCGCGTCATCGCCAGCCTTGCCGAGGGCGACCTCACCCAGACGATGAACGGCAACTTCCAGGGCGCCTTCGCCGAGCTGCAGCAAAACGTCAACAATACCTTCGTCACCCTGCAGGCGACCATGCGCGAAGTGCGCGAGACCACGGAAGGGATGAACGGCAACACCGCGGAACTGCGCAATGCCAGCGACGACCTGTCGAAGCGCACCGAGCAGCAGGCGGCCGCCCTCGAACAGACCTCGGCCGCCCTCGACGAAATCACCGCCGTCGTTCAGAATTCCACCGAGCGGGCGCATGAAGCAACCATCATGGTCTCCGAAGCCAAGGAGAATGCCGGCCGCTCCGGCGTCGTCGTCGGCAATGCCGTCGAGGCCATGGGCCGCATCGAGCAGGCGTCGCGCGAAATCAGCCAGATCATCAATGTCATCGACGAGATCGCCTTCCAGACCAACCTGCTGGCACTGAACGCCGGCGTCGAGGCGGCGCGCGCCGGAGAGGCCGGAAAGGGCTTTGCGGTGGTCGCCCAGGAAGTGCGCGAGCTCGCCCAGCGTTCGGCAACGGCCGCCAAGGACATCAAGGCGCTGATCACCAAGTCGGGCAACGAGGTGCAGGTCGGCGTCAAGCTCGTCCAGGCGACCGGCGAGGCGCTGGCCGAAATCGGCACCCGGGTCATCGCCATCAACGACCATATCCATTCGATCGCGACGGCGGCGACCGAACAGTCGACCGGCCTCAAGGAAGTCAACACCGCCGTCAACCAGATGGATCAGGTGACCCAGCAGAATGCGGCGATGGTGGAGGAAACCTCCGCGGCCACGCACCGGCTTTCGGCCGAAGCCAACGGGCTGGTGAGCCTGATTGCCCGCTTCAAACTCTCGGATGACGCGCCGGCACCTGTGGCGCTCGTCCGCAACGAGCCGCACCGGCCAGCCGCCTCTCCGGCTCGCCGCGCCATCGCCAAGGTCGCCCGCGCCTTCGGCGGCAATGCGGCAGCCGCCGAACAGAACTGGGAAGAGTTCTAA
- a CDS encoding ATP-binding protein → MPIQNQGDNPSAETPAAGEAARAPCPSAGMFGGLSGKLLWLTVVFIMLAEILIFFPSVAGMRIRWLQDRLNTAAAAAIVIDGLQPVELPRALQKETLEATGTKAIVLRKDGTSRLLATTDMPTSVDEAYDLTDVPPMTAIRDALDTLVFGGARMIRVYGPVGDTNTGVEVVMRDRQLRTAMFAYSRNVLLLSVLISLFTATLIFFAINRILIGPIRRLTGSMQQFSSDPENPAHIYIGDGGRDELAVAGRNLTSMQMELQKTLKQQKNLAALGLAVSKINHDMRNILASAQLMSDRLVDVDDPMVKSFAPKLLRTIDRAVGYTTEVLSYGKASESAPRRRHILLLELTQDVKDMLAIDPQSGIEFTEQIGADLKVDADGEQLFRVIHNLCRNALQALTAPGEASPGAVRRITVAAQRVGSVVSITVDDTGPGMPLKARQNLFAAFRGSARSGGTGLGLTIARELVLAHGGTIALVEKPTVGTQFRIEIPDRPVSLEDYRSRTHSEK, encoded by the coding sequence ATGCCGATTCAAAATCAGGGCGACAATCCTTCGGCGGAAACCCCCGCGGCCGGCGAGGCCGCAAGGGCGCCGTGCCCGTCTGCCGGCATGTTCGGCGGGCTGTCCGGCAAGCTGCTCTGGCTCACCGTCGTCTTCATCATGCTCGCCGAAATCCTGATTTTCTTCCCCTCGGTCGCCGGCATGCGCATCCGCTGGCTGCAGGACAGGCTGAACACGGCAGCCGCCGCCGCCATCGTCATCGACGGGCTGCAGCCGGTCGAGCTGCCGCGCGCGCTGCAGAAGGAAACGCTGGAGGCGACCGGCACCAAGGCGATCGTGCTGCGCAAGGACGGCACCTCGCGGCTGTTGGCGACCACCGATATGCCGACCTCGGTCGACGAGGCCTATGATCTCACCGACGTGCCGCCAATGACGGCGATCCGCGATGCGCTCGACACCTTGGTCTTCGGCGGCGCCAGGATGATCCGCGTCTACGGCCCGGTCGGCGACACCAATACCGGCGTCGAGGTGGTGATGAGAGACAGGCAGTTGCGCACGGCGATGTTTGCCTATTCCCGCAACGTCCTGCTGCTGTCGGTGCTGATCTCGCTCTTCACCGCGACGCTGATCTTCTTTGCGATCAACCGCATCCTCATCGGCCCGATCCGCCGGCTGACCGGCAGCATGCAGCAATTCTCCTCCGATCCCGAAAACCCCGCCCATATCTATATCGGCGACGGCGGCCGCGACGAACTGGCGGTCGCCGGCCGCAACCTCACCTCGATGCAGATGGAGCTGCAGAAGACGCTGAAGCAGCAGAAGAACCTTGCCGCTCTCGGCCTCGCCGTCTCCAAGATCAATCACGACATGCGCAATATCCTGGCGTCGGCGCAGCTGATGTCGGACCGGCTGGTCGATGTCGATGATCCGATGGTCAAGAGCTTCGCCCCGAAGCTGCTGCGCACCATCGACCGCGCCGTCGGCTACACCACCGAGGTGCTGTCCTATGGCAAGGCCAGCGAATCGGCCCCGCGCCGCCGCCATATCCTGCTTTTGGAGCTCACCCAGGACGTCAAGGACATGCTGGCGATCGATCCGCAAAGCGGCATCGAATTCACGGAGCAGATCGGCGCCGATCTCAAGGTCGATGCCGACGGCGAGCAACTGTTCCGGGTCATCCACAATCTCTGCCGCAACGCGCTGCAGGCGCTGACCGCGCCGGGCGAGGCCTCCCCGGGCGCCGTCAGGCGCATCACCGTCGCCGCCCAGCGCGTCGGCAGCGTCGTCAGCATCACCGTCGATGATACCGGCCCCGGCATGCCTTTGAAGGCGCGCCAGAACCTCTTTGCCGCCTTCCGCGGTTCCGCCCGCTCCGGCGGCACCGGCTTAGGCCTCACCATCGCCCGCGAGCTGGTGCTCGCCCATGGCGGTACGATCGCGCTTGTGGAAAAACCGACGGTCGGCACGCAGTTCCGCATCGAGATCCCCGATCGCCCGGTTTCACTGGAGGATTACCGCAGCCGGACGCACAGCGAAAAGTGA
- a CDS encoding cell surface protein, translating to MKMLRLSPSTVALGALLAFASIASVQAAPVETAFPPGISDVKMVQYKPHAGSWHGYQGFRTERPGTRRYSDGYWYPLAAFGVEPGTTGSIVRQPVNRPAAPEMCNPTFSGSIGPGSMPCDNGY from the coding sequence ATGAAGATGCTCAGACTTTCCCCTTCCACCGTCGCGCTCGGTGCCCTTCTCGCCTTCGCGTCGATCGCATCAGTGCAGGCAGCCCCTGTCGAGACGGCTTTCCCGCCCGGTATCTCTGATGTAAAAATGGTGCAATATAAACCACATGCCGGATCCTGGCATGGTTATCAAGGCTTCCGCACCGAACGCCCCGGCACGCGGCGCTATTCCGATGGCTACTGGTATCCGCTTGCCGCCTTCGGCGTCGAACCCGGCACCACGGGCTCCATTGTCCGCCAGCCGGTGAACAGACCTGCAGCCCCGGAAATGTGCAACCCTACGTTCTCGGGATCGATCGGTCCCGGCAGCATGCCCTGCGATAACGGCTATTGA
- a CDS encoding aldo/keto reductase gives MSSHNAAKSGTFKIGGEIEINRLGFGAMRVTGDGIWGEPADHAESIRTLKRLPELGVNFIDTADSYGPDVSEWLIKEALHPYAAKSVIATKGGLTRHGPNLWLPVGRPEYLIQQVHKSLRNLGLEQIDLWQLHRIDPKVPAKEQFDAIKSLLDAGLIRHAGLSEVSVADIEAASKHFKVATVQNRYNLVDRTSEDVLDYSTKHNIGFIPWYPLAAGDLAKPGSLLDIIARKHNAAPSQIALAWVLKRSPVMLPIPGTSKVKHLEENVAAVEITLSDEEFSALDAEGRRVFKAA, from the coding sequence ATGTCCAGTCACAACGCAGCCAAGTCAGGCACCTTCAAGATCGGCGGCGAAATCGAGATCAACCGTCTCGGTTTCGGCGCCATGCGCGTCACCGGTGACGGCATCTGGGGCGAGCCCGCCGATCATGCCGAATCGATCCGAACGCTGAAGCGCCTGCCGGAACTCGGCGTCAATTTCATCGATACGGCCGATTCCTACGGTCCCGATGTTTCCGAATGGCTGATCAAGGAGGCGCTGCATCCCTATGCCGCCAAGTCCGTCATCGCCACCAAGGGCGGCCTGACCCGCCATGGTCCGAATCTCTGGCTGCCCGTCGGCCGTCCGGAATATCTGATCCAGCAGGTGCATAAGAGCCTGCGCAATCTCGGCCTCGAGCAGATCGACCTCTGGCAGCTGCACCGCATCGATCCGAAGGTACCGGCCAAGGAACAGTTCGATGCGATCAAATCGCTGCTCGATGCCGGTCTCATCCGCCATGCCGGCTTGAGCGAAGTGTCCGTTGCCGACATCGAGGCGGCGTCGAAGCACTTCAAGGTCGCGACCGTCCAGAACCGCTACAATCTCGTGGACCGCACCAGCGAGGACGTGCTCGATTACAGCACGAAGCACAATATCGGCTTCATCCCCTGGTACCCGCTGGCCGCCGGCGATCTCGCCAAACCCGGCTCCCTGCTCGATATCATCGCCAGGAAGCACAACGCCGCCCCGAGCCAGATCGCACTCGCCTGGGTGCTGAAGCGCAGCCCGGTCATGCTGCCGATCCCCGGCACCTCCAAGGTCAAGCATCTCGAGGAAAACGTCGCGGCGGTGGAGATCACGCTGTCGGATGAGGAGTTTTCGGCGCTGGACGCGGAGGGTCGGAGGGTTTTCAAGGCGGCTTGA